A genomic region of Nymphaea colorata isolate Beijing-Zhang1983 chromosome 2, ASM883128v2, whole genome shotgun sequence contains the following coding sequences:
- the LOC116247288 gene encoding very-long-chain aldehyde decarbonylase GL1-10-like, with the protein MLPYQTLHEAQDSLGRPLTFAETLWFNYSARMPDFLLYFHNFLFLLCVFSLCPLPVALVELKGPKFLDRFKIQPKVRTPLHIMLKCYKDVMVVFFFVVGPLQLSSYPLIKLVGIRMGLPLPSVWEMLAQLLVYFLVEDYGNYWLHRWMHNKWGYEKIHHVHHEYTAPIGFAAPYAHWAEVLVLGIPAFVGPAIVPGHIVTFWLWIALRQMEAIETHSGYDFPWSLTKFIPFYGGAEYHDYHHYVGGLSQSNFASVFTYCDYIYGTDKGYRYHRYQKAQLGKMKDISFGEVNGKSNKADQDPKSQ; encoded by the exons ATGTTGCCCTACCAGACCCTGCATGAAGCCCAGGATAGCCTCGGTAGGCCTCTCACCTTTGCTGAGACTCTCTGGTTCAACTACTCAGCGAGGATGCCCGACTTCCTGCTTTATTTTCACAACTTCCTCTTCCTGCTCTGCGTCTTCTCTCTCTGCCCTCTCCCTGTTGCACTTGTGGAACTCAAGGGGCCCAAGTTCTTGGATAGGTTCAAGATACAACCCAAGGTTAGGACGCCATTGCATATCATGCTCAAGTGCTACAAGGATGTGATggtcgtcttcttctttgttgttgGTCCTCTGCAGTTGTCGTCCTATCCACTCATCAAG TTGGTGGGAATCAGGATGGGCCTGCCATTGCCATCCGTGTGGGAAATGCTTGCCCAGCTTCTTGTTTACTTTCTGGTGGAAGACTATGGGAACTACTGGCTTCATAGATGGATGCACAACAAATGGGGCTACGAGAAGATCCACCACGTCCATCATGAATACACAGCTCCTATAGGGTTTGCTGCACCTTATGCTCATTGGGCCGAAGTTCTCGTCTTGGGGATTCCAGCCTTTGTTGGACCTGCCATCGTTCCTGGTCACATTGTCACCTTCTGGTTGTGGATAGCTCTGCGCCAGATGGAAGCGATTGAGACGCACAGCGG ATATGATTTTCCGTGGAGTCTTACAAAATTCATTCCTTTCTATGGAGGCGCAGAGTACCATGATTACCACCACTATGTTGGAGGACTAAGCCAAAGCAATTTTGCTTCTGTTTTTACGTACTGTGACTACATCTATGGAACTGATAAG GGTTATCGGTACCATCGGTATCAGAAAGCACAGCTAGGAAAG ATGAAAGATATCTCGTTTGGAGAAGTAAATGGAAAATCTAACAAAGCAGACCAGGACCCAAAATCTCAGTAA